One genomic region from Tachysurus vachellii isolate PV-2020 chromosome 22, HZAU_Pvac_v1, whole genome shotgun sequence encodes:
- the LOC132837807 gene encoding olfactory receptor class A-like protein 1, protein MDLCITIKGVSFLLQTGLGVLGNASVLMAYAHIAFAESHMQPVDRILAHLAFSNLLLLLTRGVPQTMVIFGLQNLLNDPGCKVVIYAYRIGRALSVCLTCMLSVFQALTIAPSAGPNLTKLKSHLSQLVMPTFVGLWLLNMIVCAAAPHFTMAPRNGTVPAFTLNLGFCHVNFQDNLSYVVNGAILSTRDFAFVATMLASSGYILVLLHKHSRQVRSIRRTQQGTPMEMRAAKTVVMLVVLYTMFFGIDNVIWIYMLTVAQVPPVIADIRVFFSSCYAMFSPFLMISTNKKIKERMVCAAGEHSAEESTTKTNTM, encoded by the coding sequence ATGGACCTTTGCATAACCATTAAAGGAGTCTCGTTCCTGCTGCAGACAGGGCTGGGAGTTCTGGGTAATGCATCCGTGCTGATGGCGTACGCTCATATCGCTTTTGCAGAGTCACACATGCAGCCTGTGGATAGAATCCTGGCTCACCTGGCTTTCAGCAACCTGCTGCTTCTGCTGACACGCGGTGTGCCACAGACGATGGTCATCTTTGGACTTCAGAACCTTCTGAACGATCCTGGCTGCAAAGTGGTGATCTATGCTTACCGTATTGGTCGTgccctctctgtctgcctcacCTGCATGTTGAGTGTCTTCCAAGCTCTGACCATTGCACCATCAGCCGGACCAAACCTGACCAAGCTGAAATCTCATCTCTCTCAGCTAGTTATGCCTACCTTCGTAGGGTTGTGGCTCCTCAACATGATTGTCTGTGCTGCGGCTCCGCATTTCACGATGGCACCTCGGAACGGCACTGTGCCTGCCTTCACTCTCAACCTAGGCTTCTGCCACGTGAACTTCCAAGACAACCTGTCATATGTGGTGAATGGAGCAATACTTTCAACACGAGACTTTGCTTTTGTAGCCACCATGCTGGCCTCCAGTGGCTACATCCTCGTCCTcctgcacaaacacagcagGCAGGTCAGATCCATCCGACGCACTCAGCAAGGAACCCCCATGGAAATGCGTGCGGCCAAGACAGTTGTTATGTTGGTGGTGCTCTACACCATGTTCTTCGGCATTGATAACGTGATCTGGATCTACATGCTGACCGTGGCCCAGGTCCCGCCTGTGATCGCAGACATAAGAGTGTTTTTCTCTTCATGTTATGCCATGTTCAGTCCTTTCCTCATGATAAGCACCAATAAGAAGATAAAGGAGAGGATGGTCTGTGCGGCTGGAGAACATTCTGCTGAGGAGTCCACCACGAAAACAAACACTATGTGA
- the LOC132837815 gene encoding rho-related GTP-binding protein RhoA-B-like encodes MAAIRKKLVIVGDGACGKTCLLIVFSKDQFPEVYVPTVFENYVADIEVDGKQVELALWDTAGQEDYDRLRPLSYPDTDVILMCFSIDSPDSLENIPEKWTPEVKHFCPNVPIILVGNKKDLRNDEHTRRELAKMKQEPVKAEEGRDMANRIYAFGYMECSAKTKDGVREVFEMATRAALQARKGKKGNKCLLL; translated from the exons ATGGCTGCGATCCGTAAGAAGCTGGTGATTGTTGGAGATGGTGCATGTGGGAAGACTTGCCTCCTCATCGTCTTCAGTAAGGACCAGTTCCCTGAGGTGTACGTGCCCACCGTGTTTGAAAACTACGTGGCTGACATCGAGGTGGATGGCAAACAG gtggagcTGGCACTATGGGACACGGCAGGACAAGAAGATTACGATCGTCTCCGTCCTCTCTCGTACCCGGACACTGACGTCATCCTCATGTGTTTCTCCATCGACAGTCCTGACAGTCTCG AGAACATTCCGGAAAAGTGGACTCCTGAGGTGAAACATTTCTGCCCCAATGTCCCCATCATACTGGTGGGCAACAAGAAGGACCTGCGCAACGATGAACACACACGCCGTGAGCTAGCCAAGATGAAGCAG gAGCCAGTGAAAGCGGAGGAGGGCCGCGACATGGCGAACCGGATTTACGCCTTTGGCTACATGGAATGCTCGGCCAAGACGAAGGACGGCGTGCGGGAGGTGTTTGAGATGGCCACCAGGGCGGCGCTGCAGGCCAGGAAAGGCAAAAAGGGCAACAAATGCCTCTTATTGTAA
- the LOC132837804 gene encoding transmembrane protein 43 yields the protein MSFSGEDSRDRHSRIHARSSPGFLERLGETMGGMVVGVVIFCFSFYVLFTNEGRAIRTSSSLDEGLSKVMTLHPDTSVDPQNNGHLVHLSASLHTAQPLYDPNYRVAVQAVKLKRNVEMYQWVEYQESRDYQENGESKTETTYSYNTEWKSEIINSRHFDKEIGHVNPSAKAVESVTVVAPDVWVGHFSLSKGLIDQINNFQTLSLNALPFIDPFLTVYQDYFYHTANPRRPEVGDVRVSFSYAGLSGEGSFPGPAQKVSVVAMQKEDKLMPFKTKSGDTLEILYLEELTPEEVFAREQHYNVMKTWALRAGGWLLMFIGINLTMRIFYTLVDWVPVLRELVSVGVKLFAMCVSCSLSLLTISLGWLFYRPLVGTLIAAVALLPILIAHARKAEKKHQ from the exons ATGTCG TTTTCCGGTGAAGACAGTCGGGATCGGCACTCCCGCATCCACGCTCGGAGTTCTCCAGGATTCCTTGAGCGTCTGGGAGAAACGATGGGGGGGATGGTGGTGGGTGTGGTCATCTTCTGTTTCTCATTCTACGTGCTCTTCACTAATGAG GGCAGAGCGATTCGCACCTCATCCTCTCTGGATGAAGGACTCTCCAAAGTCATGACTCTTCACCCAGACACTTCTGTTGACCCCCAGAACAACGGGCACCTCGTTCACCTCTCAGCCTCTCTGCACACGGCTCAG CCTCTTTATGATCCAAACTACAGGGTTGCGGTTCAGGCGGTGAAGCTAAAGAGGAATGTCGAGATGTACCAGTGGGTGGAGTATCAGGAGTCACG GGACTACCAAGAGAACGGAGAATCTAAAACAGAGACCACGTACTCATACA ACACAGAGTGGAAGTCTGAGATCATCAACAGCAGACATTTTGATAAGGAGATCGGACATGTCAATCCCAG TGCGAAGGCGGTGGAGAGTGTCACTGTCGTCGCTCCTGACGTGTGGGTCGgccatttttctctctcaaagg GCCTAATTGATCAGATTAATAATTTCCAGACTCTGAGTCTGAATGCACTTCCATTTATTGACCCGTTTCTCACAGTGTACCAAGATTATTTCTACCACACCGCCAACCCACGGAGGccagag GTAGGAGACGTGCGTGTGAGCTTCTCCTATGCCGGACTTAGTGGTGAAGGCTCGTTCCCTGGACCAGCACAGAAA gtgAGTGTGGTGGCGATGCAGAAAGAAGACAAACTGATGCCTTTTAAGACTAAATCAGGAGACACGCTGGAGATCCTTTACCTGGAGGAGCTCACACCAGAG gaggtcTTTGCTCGAGAACAGCATTATAACGTGATGAAGACGTGGGCTCTGAGAGCGGGTGGTTGGCTCCTCATGTTCATCGGGATCAATCTGACTATGCGCATCTTTTACACTCTTG tgGACTGGGTCCCTGTCCTGAGAGAGCtggtgtctgtgggtgtgaaACTCTTTGCGATGTGTGTGTcctgctcgctctctctcctcacCATCTCCCTCGGCTGGCTGTTTTATCGCCCCCTGGTGGGCACACTGATTGCTGCAGTTGCCCTTCTGCCCATCCTCATCGCACACGCTCGTAAAGCCGAGAAAAAACATCAGTGA